A genomic window from Brevibacillus agri includes:
- a CDS encoding peptide ABC transporter substrate-binding protein — protein MKKLAAFALSLSLVVPALAGCGGSGGTATNGGAATGAPTAAVKQEVVFNAKSEPPDLNPLTSTDTTSFWIMDHLGEGLYTKDKEGNPILGAAKEVKLSDDKLKYTFILRDDAKWSNGEPVTAEDFAYTFMKHIDPATASTTAYLLYYIKGAEAYNKGTGKAEDVGIKAVDEKTLEIELVAPTSYFDKMLATRYWHPINKKLAEANPKWAADAETYISNGAYKLVSWKHDSELVIEKNEHYWNKDDVKMEKITWKMVNDATTSYQMYKSGELDFNKEMPSDILAQEKSSPDYKSVPYYGTYMYMFNVTKEPFTNKKVRRAFAMAIDRKALTEMVSQGGETPAYSMVPRGAITPTGKDFREEGGDYFKEDVAEAKKLLAEGMQEEGWSTLPEVTLMYNTDESHKKVAQAIQEMLKKNLGVEVKMMNQEWKVYLDTTKQKNYQMARMGWVGQISDPAFNLDYYLGDSPNNRTGWVNKEYDQLNMAAKVEQDPNKRMELLHKAEAVLMDDMPFIPIYHYQQNYLVKPNLEGLTYPVNAFPSARWATKK, from the coding sequence GTGAAGAAACTAGCTGCTTTTGCCCTGTCTCTGTCGCTCGTGGTGCCAGCGCTTGCTGGCTGCGGCGGCAGCGGCGGGACAGCAACCAACGGAGGTGCCGCTACAGGTGCTCCAACTGCTGCGGTCAAACAAGAAGTCGTGTTCAACGCCAAGTCAGAACCGCCTGACTTGAACCCGCTCACCTCCACAGATACGACCTCGTTCTGGATTATGGATCATCTGGGCGAAGGGCTGTACACCAAGGACAAAGAGGGCAATCCGATCCTGGGCGCAGCAAAAGAAGTGAAGCTGTCCGACGACAAGTTGAAGTACACGTTCATTTTGCGTGACGATGCGAAGTGGTCGAACGGCGAGCCGGTGACGGCAGAAGATTTCGCCTATACGTTCATGAAGCACATTGATCCGGCGACTGCTTCCACGACTGCCTATCTGCTCTACTACATTAAAGGAGCAGAGGCTTACAACAAAGGGACTGGAAAAGCAGAAGACGTCGGCATCAAGGCTGTAGACGAAAAAACGCTGGAAATCGAACTGGTAGCGCCAACTTCCTACTTCGACAAAATGCTCGCAACCCGCTACTGGCATCCGATCAACAAAAAGCTGGCCGAAGCCAATCCAAAATGGGCAGCCGATGCGGAAACGTACATTTCCAACGGCGCGTACAAGCTCGTTTCCTGGAAGCATGACTCCGAGCTGGTCATTGAAAAGAACGAGCATTACTGGAACAAGGACGACGTAAAAATGGAGAAGATCACCTGGAAAATGGTGAACGATGCCACGACGTCCTACCAGATGTACAAAAGCGGCGAGCTTGATTTCAACAAAGAGATGCCTTCTGACATTCTCGCCCAGGAAAAATCAAGCCCTGACTACAAATCCGTTCCATACTACGGCACGTACATGTACATGTTCAACGTAACGAAAGAGCCGTTCACCAACAAAAAGGTCCGCCGTGCTTTCGCAATGGCAATCGACCGCAAAGCGTTGACCGAAATGGTCAGCCAGGGCGGAGAAACGCCAGCTTACTCGATGGTACCGCGCGGAGCGATCACGCCGACAGGCAAAGACTTCCGCGAAGAAGGCGGCGACTACTTCAAAGAAGACGTGGCAGAAGCGAAAAAGCTGCTCGCAGAGGGCATGCAGGAAGAGGGCTGGTCTACTCTGCCTGAAGTAACGCTCATGTACAACACAGATGAGAGCCACAAAAAAGTAGCGCAGGCGATTCAGGAAATGTTGAAGAAAAACCTGGGCGTAGAAGTGAAGATGATGAACCAAGAGTGGAAAGTGTACCTCGACACGACGAAACAAAAGAACTATCAAATGGCTCGTATGGGTTGGGTAGGCCAAATCAGCGACCCGGCGTTTAACCTCGACTACTATTTGGGCGACAGCCCGAACAACCGCACTGGCTGGGTGAACAAGGAGTACGATCAACTCAACATGGCGGCAAAAGTCGAGCAAGATCCGAACAAACGGATGGAATTGCTGCATAAAGCCGAAGCGGTCCTGATGGATGACATGCCGTTCATTCCGATTTACCACTATCAGCAAAACTACTTGGTTAAACCAAACTTGGAAGGTTTGACATATCCGGTCAACGCTTTCCCAAGTGCGCGTTGGGCAACGAAAAAATAG
- a CDS encoding ABC transporter ATP-binding protein, whose translation MSESLLEVKNLKKHFEIGNGIQLKAVDGVTFSIKRGETLGLVGESGCGKSTLGRTMIRLYDRTDGEVLFKGKNVHQLKGKDSAQFNRDVQMIFQDPQASLNPRMTVMDIIAEGLDIHGLSRGARADRVKELLELVGLSKQHASRFPHEFSGGQRQRIGIARALAVEPEFIIADEPISALDVSIQAQVVNLLEDLQQDKGLTYLFIAHDLSMVKHISTKIGVMYLGKMVEMAESFELYAKPLHPYTQALLSSIPIPDPTIKRERIILQGDLPSPANAPSGCVFRTRCPKATEQCAQEVPEWIEAAPNHWVACHLYR comes from the coding sequence ATGAGTGAGTCATTGCTGGAAGTAAAAAATTTGAAGAAACATTTCGAGATCGGCAACGGCATCCAGCTCAAGGCGGTAGATGGGGTCACGTTTTCGATCAAGCGGGGAGAGACGCTCGGGCTGGTAGGGGAAAGCGGCTGCGGAAAGTCGACGCTCGGCAGGACGATGATTCGCCTGTACGACCGGACAGACGGCGAAGTTTTGTTCAAGGGCAAAAATGTACACCAATTAAAAGGAAAAGACTCGGCGCAGTTCAACCGCGATGTGCAGATGATCTTCCAGGACCCGCAGGCCAGTCTCAATCCGCGCATGACGGTCATGGATATTATCGCAGAAGGCTTGGACATCCACGGCTTGTCGCGCGGGGCGCGCGCCGATCGGGTCAAGGAGCTGCTGGAGCTGGTCGGTCTCTCCAAGCAGCACGCCAGCCGGTTTCCGCATGAGTTTTCCGGCGGTCAGCGGCAACGGATCGGCATCGCGCGGGCACTGGCGGTCGAGCCGGAATTTATCATCGCCGACGAGCCGATTTCTGCGCTCGATGTGTCGATCCAGGCGCAGGTCGTCAATCTGCTGGAAGATTTGCAGCAGGACAAAGGGCTGACCTACCTGTTCATCGCCCACGACCTGTCGATGGTCAAGCATATCTCGACGAAAATTGGCGTCATGTACTTAGGGAAAATGGTGGAAATGGCCGAGAGCTTCGAGCTTTACGCCAAACCATTGCATCCATATACGCAAGCCTTGTTGTCATCGATCCCGATTCCCGACCCGACGATCAAGCGGGAGCGCATCATTTTGCAGGGGGATTTGCCGAGCCCTGCCAATGCTCCGAGCGGCTGCGTCTTCCGGACGCGCTGCCCGAAAGCAACCGAGCAATGCGCACAAGAGGTGCCGGAGTGGATCGAGGCGGCGCCCAACCATTGGGTCGCCTGCCATTTGTATCGGTAG
- a CDS encoding ABC transporter ATP-binding protein, protein MTEQLLQVENLRVHFKTYGGEVQAVRGVTFHVDRGETVAVVGESGCGKSVTAQAIMGLIPNPPGRIVDGRIRFAGKDITSLSKKELLALRGAEIGMVFQDPMTALNPTMKVGAQIVEGFVRSQQVTKEEARQKAMEMLRLVGIPDPEKRVDQYPHEFSGGMRQRVVIAIALANNPKLVIADEPTTALDVTIQAQILDLLRELQAKQQLSIVMITHDLGVVAEIAHRAVVMYAGIVVETGKVEDIFANPKHPYTWGLMRSLPRIDGEEKERLVPIEGAPPDLFHPPKGCPFAPRCQFAMEICEQQMPEASVFENAHQAACWLHDPRAPKLDELVAAGRQT, encoded by the coding sequence ATGACAGAGCAATTGCTGCAAGTAGAAAACCTCCGGGTACATTTCAAGACATACGGGGGAGAAGTACAGGCGGTGCGCGGCGTCACGTTTCACGTCGACCGCGGCGAAACCGTCGCTGTAGTCGGAGAGAGCGGCTGCGGAAAGAGCGTGACCGCCCAGGCGATCATGGGCTTGATCCCGAATCCGCCGGGACGGATCGTCGACGGGCGCATCCGCTTTGCCGGAAAAGACATCACGAGCCTGAGCAAAAAAGAGTTGCTCGCCTTGCGCGGCGCCGAAATCGGGATGGTGTTCCAAGACCCGATGACCGCACTGAACCCGACGATGAAGGTAGGAGCCCAGATCGTGGAAGGCTTCGTGCGCTCTCAGCAGGTGACGAAGGAAGAAGCGCGGCAAAAGGCCATGGAAATGCTGCGGCTGGTCGGCATTCCCGATCCGGAAAAACGGGTCGATCAATACCCGCACGAATTTTCCGGCGGCATGCGCCAGCGCGTCGTCATCGCCATCGCGCTGGCCAACAATCCGAAGCTGGTGATCGCCGACGAGCCGACTACGGCGCTCGACGTGACGATTCAGGCGCAAATTCTCGATTTGCTGCGCGAACTGCAAGCCAAGCAGCAGCTTTCTATCGTGATGATTACGCACGATCTGGGGGTCGTAGCGGAGATCGCGCACCGCGCTGTCGTCATGTACGCAGGGATCGTCGTCGAGACGGGCAAGGTCGAGGACATTTTCGCCAATCCGAAGCACCCGTACACATGGGGGCTGATGCGCTCGCTGCCGCGTATTGATGGCGAGGAAAAAGAACGGCTCGTGCCGATCGAAGGCGCGCCGCCAGACTTGTTCCATCCGCCAAAAGGCTGCCCGTTTGCCCCGCGCTGCCAGTTTGCGATGGAAATATGCGAGCAGCAGATGCCAGAGGCTAGCGTGTTTGAAAATGCACACCAGGCAGCATGCTGGTTGCATGATCCTCGGGCGCCCAAGCTGGATGAGCTCGTAGCAGCAGGGAGGCAGACGTAG
- a CDS encoding ABC transporter permease, whose translation MAAEQAANELFRPRAQKTDGQAVQMRPSLTHFQQVTRKLVRNKLAMVGFTLIVLMVVMAIVGPHLVPYSYSDQSLLTANQEISAEHWFGTDELGRDMFSRTWYGARISLIIGVTAALIDLVIGVTIGGIAGYMAGRGKRGDRIDTIIMRLIEVLYGLPYLLVVIMLMVVMEPGILTIIIALSATGWTGMARLVRGQILQLKNQEFIMAAQVLGAKFPRILLRHLIPNTIGVIIVNLTFTIPSAIFAESFLSFLGLGVQAPIASWGTMTNDALGVILTGDWWRLFFPALMISLTMFAFNVFGDGLQDALDPRIRE comes from the coding sequence ATGGCGGCAGAACAAGCAGCGAATGAGCTGTTTCGACCAAGAGCACAAAAAACAGACGGGCAAGCTGTCCAGATGCGGCCGAGCCTGACCCATTTTCAACAGGTGACGCGCAAGCTCGTCCGCAACAAGCTCGCGATGGTAGGCTTTACGCTCATCGTGCTGATGGTGGTCATGGCCATCGTCGGGCCGCATCTGGTGCCGTACAGCTACTCGGACCAGAGCCTTTTGACCGCGAATCAGGAAATATCCGCCGAGCATTGGTTCGGGACGGACGAGCTTGGACGGGACATGTTTTCCCGCACCTGGTACGGAGCGCGAATCTCGCTCATCATCGGCGTCACAGCGGCGCTGATCGACCTCGTGATCGGGGTCACGATCGGAGGGATTGCCGGATACATGGCGGGCCGGGGAAAACGCGGCGACCGCATCGACACGATCATCATGCGTCTGATCGAGGTGCTGTACGGCTTGCCGTACTTGCTGGTCGTCATCATGCTGATGGTCGTCATGGAGCCGGGAATTTTGACGATTATCATCGCCTTGTCGGCAACTGGTTGGACCGGGATGGCCCGGCTCGTGCGCGGGCAGATTTTGCAGTTGAAAAACCAGGAGTTCATTATGGCGGCCCAGGTGCTCGGGGCAAAATTTCCGCGCATCCTGCTGCGCCACCTGATTCCGAACACGATTGGCGTCATTATCGTCAACCTGACGTTCACCATTCCGTCGGCGATTTTTGCCGAATCGTTCCTGAGCTTTCTCGGCTTGGGGGTACAAGCTCCCATCGCTAGCTGGGGGACGATGACGAACGATGCGCTGGGCGTGATTTTGACCGGAGACTGGTGGAGGCTGTTCTTCCCGGCTTTGATGATCTCGCTGACGATGTTCGCCTTCAACGTTTTCGGCGATGGCTTGCAGGACGCACTCGACCCGCGGATTCGTGAGTAA
- a CDS encoding ABC transporter permease, whose amino-acid sequence MARYLLKRILMMVVTLWIIVTLTFSLMHMIPGDPFASESDQLPEQILLNLRAKYHLDEPLPMQYLSYLKSLAMLDLGPSIKSETRGVNDMIKDGFGASALIGMQAIVIALFFGLIFGIIAALNRNTWIDYAAMVMAVLGIAVPSFIMAPLLINYLAIKWPLFPVATLASWKHSVLPSLALAFGPLAIITRYMRTSMIEVMNQNYIRTAEAKGIPTFLIVVRHGIRNAILPVVTFLGPLVAGLLTGTFVVEKIFAVPGIGKYFVDGIFNRDYPVILGTTVFYSAILVLIIFLIDLAYMFIDPRIKLSSRGR is encoded by the coding sequence ATGGCGCGTTACTTGTTAAAACGAATTTTGATGATGGTCGTTACGCTGTGGATTATCGTTACGCTGACGTTTTCCTTAATGCACATGATCCCGGGCGATCCGTTCGCCTCGGAATCCGATCAGCTCCCGGAGCAAATTTTGCTCAACTTGCGCGCCAAGTACCATCTGGATGAGCCGCTGCCGATGCAGTATTTGTCTTATCTGAAAAGCTTGGCGATGCTGGACCTGGGCCCTTCGATCAAATCAGAGACACGCGGGGTCAACGATATGATTAAAGACGGGTTCGGGGCGTCGGCCCTGATCGGGATGCAGGCAATCGTCATTGCGCTTTTTTTTGGACTGATATTCGGAATAATTGCGGCATTAAACCGAAATACATGGATTGATTATGCGGCGATGGTCATGGCCGTCCTGGGGATTGCGGTACCGAGCTTCATCATGGCGCCGCTGTTGATTAACTATCTGGCGATCAAGTGGCCACTGTTCCCGGTCGCGACGCTCGCAAGCTGGAAGCATTCCGTGTTGCCTTCCCTGGCACTTGCCTTCGGGCCGCTCGCGATCATCACGCGCTACATGCGGACGAGCATGATCGAAGTCATGAACCAGAACTACATACGGACAGCGGAGGCAAAAGGGATTCCGACTTTTCTGATTGTAGTCCGCCACGGCATTCGCAACGCGATTTTGCCGGTCGTCACGTTCCTCGGTCCGCTGGTGGCCGGGCTTTTGACCGGAACGTTCGTCGTCGAGAAAATTTTCGCGGTGCCGGGTATCGGGAAATATTTCGTGGACGGTATTTTCAACCGGGATTATCCGGTCATTTTGGGAACAACGGTGTTTTACAGCGCGATTCTCGTGCTGATTATTTTCTTGATTGACCTGGCGTACATGTTCATTGATCCGCGCATCAAATTGTCGAGCAGGGGGAGGTAG
- a CDS encoding DMT family transporter — MIRSYLLLLFCVTLWGSNFVFGSMLVKEFPPLFLADVRLIFTSLFLILYAWLTKKFVKITLRELGLLVLLGLIGTLANQTAYFNGLLTTDATTASLILSLAPIVTAVLASLFLKEQFTLRMKIGSGIALLGTFFVVGIGAGLSISKGVLLIVIAMVTFSASMIIIRKLTQTMQPFITTVYSTTVGTLFLTPAAMLTLDSTAHISHEAWAWGMLIVTAILMQGVCGIVWNSQLKIVGTGKAAIFLNLQPFVAMLVGFLLLGSQVTAIQAGGSLLIVAGVVVASVRSKRSAQAAAQRLADRPNRCNV; from the coding sequence ATGATTCGTTCATACTTGCTGCTGCTTTTTTGTGTGACGCTGTGGGGAAGCAACTTTGTGTTCGGAAGCATGCTGGTCAAAGAGTTTCCTCCGCTGTTTCTCGCCGATGTCCGGCTGATTTTCACGTCGCTGTTTTTGATTTTGTACGCCTGGCTGACGAAAAAATTCGTGAAAATTACGCTGCGCGAGCTGGGGCTGCTCGTCTTGCTCGGACTCATCGGCACCCTGGCCAATCAGACGGCGTATTTCAACGGCCTGCTGACGACAGACGCCACGACCGCCTCGCTGATCCTGTCGCTGGCGCCGATTGTGACAGCCGTTCTGGCCTCGCTGTTTTTGAAGGAGCAGTTTACGCTGCGCATGAAAATCGGTTCGGGCATCGCCTTGCTCGGCACTTTTTTCGTCGTGGGGATTGGAGCGGGCCTCTCCATCTCCAAAGGCGTGCTGTTGATCGTGATTGCGATGGTGACGTTCTCGGCGTCGATGATTATCATTCGCAAGCTGACGCAGACGATGCAGCCGTTCATTACGACGGTGTATTCGACGACGGTCGGGACGCTGTTTTTGACGCCTGCGGCGATGCTGACGCTCGATTCCACGGCGCACATCAGCCATGAAGCGTGGGCGTGGGGCATGCTGATCGTCACCGCGATTCTCATGCAAGGCGTTTGCGGGATCGTCTGGAATTCGCAGTTGAAAATTGTCGGGACAGGGAAGGCGGCGATTTTTCTCAACTTGCAGCCGTTCGTGGCGATGCTCGTCGGCTTTTTGCTGCTTGGCTCGCAGGTGACCGCGATCCAGGCGGGCGGCTCTCTTTTGATCGTCGCAGGCGTCGTCGTCGCCAGCGTGCGCTCGAAGCGGTCCGCGCAGGCGGCGGCGCAAAGGCTCGCCGATCGTCCGAATCGCTGCAACGTTTAG
- a CDS encoding MsnO8 family LLM class oxidoreductase, with the protein MTLEKLSVLDLSPIYGGVDPAVALRQSVLLAQTAEALGYCRYWVSEHHDMPGLASSAPEVLLAHIGAQTSSIRIGSGAVLLPHYKPYKVAEAFHLLSTLYPGRIDLGVGRAPGGSAHATMALNDHFLQQVGRMPELVAQLAALLGHAFTVEGEPVLARPLPPQPPQLWLLGTNQKSAGYAAANGAGYAFGLFMSEAEGEDVIAAYKRDYKPSVRQPKPEVIVAVGVICAETMEEASACAQASSAAFRRPPIAGDPLFVREKLQELAERYQAAEIMVITDIPDYAKRLRSYELIAHSVFNLGSPACRQT; encoded by the coding sequence ATGACTTTAGAAAAACTAAGCGTGCTGGATTTGTCGCCCATCTACGGGGGAGTCGATCCGGCTGTTGCCCTGCGGCAATCAGTGCTGCTGGCCCAAACCGCTGAAGCGCTCGGCTACTGCCGTTACTGGGTGTCCGAGCATCACGACATGCCCGGATTGGCTTCGTCTGCGCCGGAAGTTTTGCTCGCGCATATCGGGGCACAGACGAGCAGCATCCGGATTGGGTCGGGAGCGGTGCTGCTGCCGCATTACAAGCCGTACAAAGTGGCCGAAGCTTTTCATCTGCTTTCGACCTTGTACCCTGGACGAATCGATCTTGGCGTCGGCCGCGCGCCGGGAGGCTCTGCGCATGCGACGATGGCGTTGAACGACCATTTTTTGCAGCAGGTTGGCCGGATGCCGGAGCTTGTCGCGCAACTGGCTGCCTTGCTGGGCCACGCGTTCACCGTCGAGGGCGAGCCTGTCCTCGCCCGACCGCTCCCGCCACAGCCGCCGCAGCTATGGTTGCTCGGGACCAATCAAAAAAGCGCGGGCTACGCCGCGGCAAACGGGGCAGGCTACGCGTTCGGCCTGTTTATGAGCGAAGCGGAAGGGGAGGACGTCATTGCCGCGTACAAGCGAGACTACAAGCCGTCCGTCCGGCAGCCAAAGCCGGAGGTCATCGTTGCCGTCGGCGTCATTTGCGCCGAGACGATGGAGGAGGCGAGCGCCTGTGCGCAAGCGAGCAGCGCCGCGTTCCGCAGGCCGCCGATCGCGGGCGATCCGCTTTTTGTCCGGGAAAAGCTGCAAGAACTGGCAGAGCGCTATCAAGCAGCGGAAATCATGGTCATCACCGACATTCCGGATTACGCCAAACGGCTGCGCTCCTACGAGCTGATTGCCCACTCCGTCTTTAACCTTGGTTCCCCGGCTTGCCGCCAGACATAA